The following are encoded together in the Coffea arabica cultivar ET-39 chromosome 1c, Coffea Arabica ET-39 HiFi, whole genome shotgun sequence genome:
- the LOC113741699 gene encoding uncharacterized protein: MHASSMDHGQYRINITISILWQIWKARNKEVFERINPTSNKIVKKAQEEWIEYELTKETEREEPGNAAMSQQQQQQSRRKTSKEGVIKLHIDAVISARMIRTRQGIIARNWIGEIVKAKGIVHQRKSEASMVEALAIRNALVMAKDAGWTKIEVCTDCKSVVDQINTRNVNNYNIATVLEDIQELRQWFQSCSFSFVHRAENRCSHELAQFAVQLVQDIE, encoded by the coding sequence CAGCATATTATGGCAAATCTGGAAAGCTCGGAACAAAGAGGTGTTTGAAAGAATCAATCCAACCTCAAACAAGATTGTGAAGAAGGCACAAGAAGAATGGATAGAGTATGAACTGACAAAGGAAACTGAAAGGGAAGAACCAGGCAATGCTGCTATgtcacaacaacaacaacaacaaagcaGGAGGAAAACATCAAAGGAAGGAGTCATCAAGTTGCATATTGATGCAGTAATATCTGCAAGAATGATAAGAACGAGGCAAGGCATAATAGCAAGGAACTGGATAGGAGAAATTGTGAAGGCAAAAGGGATAGTACATCAAAGAAAGAGTGAAGCCAGCATGGTGGAAGCACTAGCTATAAGAAATGCATTAGTGATGGCCAAAGATGCAGGGTGGACCAAAATAGAGGTCTGCACAGACTGCAAATCAGTGGTGGATCAAATCAACACACGCAATGTAAATAACTACAATATTGCAACTGTTTTGGAAGATATTCAGGAGTTAAGGCAATGGTTTCAAAGCTGTAGCTTTTCTTTTGTGCATAGAGCAGAAAATAGATGCAGCCATGAACTAGCTCAATTTGCAGTACAGCTAGT